Proteins from one Telopea speciosissima isolate NSW1024214 ecotype Mountain lineage chromosome 1, Tspe_v1, whole genome shotgun sequence genomic window:
- the LOC122648827 gene encoding uncharacterized protein LOC122648827 isoform X6, translating into MSSGSTNEASSEILDLNSEAVPLVEEEVSVVRVAESTVAITLSVDENLVEQALDTQSPAQGTNPEGETAEAGVSGEGRNLLETFAQGSDVCDGSTGAHGVRGSSEEEESADVCLIKESSERVTKKSVDAGGDGKFGGQPDVALTLKLGASDTEGLTDRVEVTEAESSMTITELTFEEIHVASGERAVELENSEVLNSKGDVPEPMDLDEKPYFPEKNQGVEVEGVGGGTEANDVRDTDPSVSLSSPSNCVHNTTLNIGNSDVNPSQDGIQELVAQIAKTPSDQVIRDQSMDLHLTEANADEGAAVTVDTNLATEAIDESKDAVLDKNQEADVQIAGACGYHQGDQRMGSPSPELGASPLVDNQSMGFDVEAIAVGGCNKLDENLTQSQSQSQPIASDSDAVNSVVDLGSCHSTDFEKKVVEEVLNEDERMEVKEIEADATHPGADENLKTVREVLKEDGGIAAKEMGDDVSNPGTDGNQKTVDEVFEEEEGSRVKEMLDDVNCRDRDGDQNTADEVFKDDEGTGVKEIADDVTHLDKDVDKMTADKVDWEAEGTKVREVGDGVTCLGTDGNLKAVDEIFRKDEGTEVKDGNQMILDDALREGEETEAKEIGTDVTHPSSDGDQRNVGEVVKEDEGPRVKEREDDAKCSVSDCLDENLTKNVSRVDSHVNQMLETSEQVTTTLNPGTASVNDNRVFYGLPTEEGDFSVSDLVWGKVKSHPWWPGQIFDPSDASEQAMKYRKKDSLLVAYFGDRTFAWNEASLLKPFRANFSQMEKQTNLESFRKAVDCALDEIARRVELGLACSCTFEEVYAKTGSQMIENPGIREESSRRKGMDESISVSSFEPEMLVEYIRELALFPYGGVDRLELVIAQVQLLAVHRSRGYSCLPTFQLCGSLVENEADSLILAESKHSKAIVDDSAAISENKDQVLSGKVKFKSRDGSFRKRKHTSEDGGHPIKKERSLSELMAGKKVFSSDDGNESVDGKPVSSLLGKKRKAGDSIPDDSVIQNRKRSISLSGAADADSAQPKRSFKVGESICRVASQLTGSSPILKCSGERLRKVAVKVDQNRESSTWDGDAASPRTPEQRRKIVLPTEHSSPEEMLSQLCLAARDPIKGYSFLTTIISFFSEFRNFVCLDHASSWKHKMSSEKVGGKKKKPPNSNMDSTESYSFEDMQDSYWTDRIVQIGPEEQPLDKSQKKRGRPRKKIFMLTNGADDSHQCSPALDIEQQNPYHNAEQPVEISVGSLDANSKDPNSPAALILSFPESDADSIPSEKNLNIIFRHFGPLKESETEVLKTTNCARVVFKRHTDAEVALSSAGKFSIFGPVHVSYRLMYWPPTSAKAPSFAATQLIEYVAPQGIEDVESQGIEDMAPQLIVDVAPQGIEDMAPQSIENGESQGIEDMDMAPLLVEDVAPQGIVDMAPQGIEDVESQGIEDMAPQGIEDVESQGIEDMAPQGVEDMESKGIDDMAPQGIEDMASRGIEDVAPQGIEDGASEGIEDMVPAGGNEDMAPQGIEDMAPVRGSTS; encoded by the exons ATGTCGTCTGGCTCCACGAACGAGGCCTCCTCCGAGATCCTCGACTTGAATTCCGAAGCCGTTCCACTCGTCGAGGAGGAAGTTTCTGTGGTAAGGGTTGCAGAATCCACAGTTGCTATCACACTGTCTGTAGATGAAAACCTAGTGGAGCAGGCCTTGGACACTCAGAGCCCTGCTCAGGGTACTAATCCCGAAGGTGAAACAGCCGAGGCTGGGGTATCTGGTGAAGGACGGAATTTGCTTGAAACATTTGCCCAAGGTTCTGATGTTTGTGACGGCAGCACTGGTGCTCATGGGGTCCGTGGAAgttctgaagaagaagaatctgctGATGTTTGTTTGATCAAAGAGAGTTCAGAAAGAGTGACCAAGAAATCTGTAGATGCGGGTGGTGATGGGAAATTTGGAGGTCAACCTGACGTGGCGCTAACGCTGAAACTTGGTGCTTCTGATACCGAAGGACTGACAGACAGGGTTGAAGTTACCGAAGCTGAAAGTTCTATGACGATCACCGAGTTGACTTTCGAGGAAATCCACGTTGCTTCTGGGGAGAGAGCTGTTGAATTGGAAAATTCGGAGGTTTTAAATTCCAAAGGAGATGTACCGGAGCCGATGGATTTGGATGAGAAGCCATATTTTCCGGAGAAAAATCAAGGCGTGGAGGTCGAGGGGGTGGGAGGAGGCACTGAAGCTAATGATGTCAGAGATACGGATCCTTCTGTAAGTCTTAGTTCTCCTTCAAATTGCGTTCATAATACCACTTTAAACATAGGTAATAGTGACGTGAATCCTTCTCAAGATGGGATACAAGAGCTAGTTGCCCAGATAGCTAAAACACCTTCTGATCAGGTAATTAGGGATCAGAGCATGGATTTACACCTCACCGAGGCAAATGCAGACGAGGGGGCTGCTGTTACAGTAGATACAAACCTGGCTACCGAGGCCATTGATGAATCCAAAGATGCAGTGCTGGACAAGAATCAGGAGGCAGATGTTCAAATTGCAGGCGCTTGTGGTTATCATCAAGGGGACCAAAGGATGGGCTCGCCTTCTCCTGAGCTTGGTGCTTCTCCGTTagtggataaccaatccatgggCTTTGACGTTGAAGCCATTGCAGTAGGTGGGTGCAATAAGCTGGATGAGAATCTAactcaatctcaatctcaatctcagcCTATTGCCAGTGATTCTGATGCGGTTAATTCAGTTGTAGATTTGGGTAGCTGTCATAGCACAGATTTTGAAAAGAAGGTTGTAGAGGAGGTTTTGAATGAAGATGAACGAATGGAGGTAAAAGAGATTGAGGCTGATGCTACTCATCCTGGTGCTGATGAAAACCTGAAGACTGTACGTGAG GTTTTGAAGGAAGATGGAGGGATTGCTGCTAAAGAGATGGGAGACGATGTTAGTAATCCTGGGACAGATGGAAACCAGAAGACTGTTGATGAGGTTtttgaggaggaggaaggaagtaGGGTTAAAGAGATGCTAGATGATGTTAACTGTCGGGACAGAGATGGAGACCAGAATACTGCTGATGAAGTTTTCAAAGACGATGAAGGAACTGGGGTTAAAGAGATCGCAGACGATGTCACACATCTGGACAAAGACGTAGACAAGATGACTGCTGATAAGGTTGACTGGGAAGCTGAAGGAACTAAGGTTAGAGAGGTGGGGGATGGTGTTACCTGTCTGGGCACAGATGGAAACCTGAAGGCTGTTGATGAGATTTTCCGGAAAGATGAAGGGACAGAGGTTAAGGATGGGAACCAGATGATCCTCGATGATGCTTTGAGGGAGGGTGAAGAAACTGAGGCTAAAGAGATCGGTACTGATGTCACTCATCCAAGCAGTGATGGAGACCAGAGGAATGTAGGAGAGGTTGTGAAGGAAGATGAAGGACCCAGggttaaagagagagaagatgatgCTAAATGTTCTGTCTCTGACTGCTTAGATGAGAACTTAACAAAAAATGTCAGTAGGGTTGATTCACATGTAAACCAAATGCTAGAAACGTCAGAACAGGTTACAACTACTTTGAATCCTGGAACTGCATCTGTAAATGATAATCGGGTTTTTTATGGCCTGCCAACAGAAGAAGGtgatttttctgtttctgatcTAGTCTGGGGTAAGGTGAAGAGTCATCCCTGGTGGCCTGGGCAGATATTCGATCCTTCGGATGCATCAGAGCAGGCAATGAAATACCGTAAGAAGGACAGCCTTTTGGTTGCATATTTTGGGGATAGAACATTTGCTTGGAATGAAGCATCATTGCTAAAGCCCTTTAGGGCTAATTTCTCACAGATGGAGAAGCAGACTAATCTGGAGTCATTTCGTAAAGCTGTCGATTGTGCATTGGATGAAATTGCGAGACGAGTAGAGCTGGGGCTGGCCTGCTCATGCACATTCGAAGAAGTCTATGCAAAGACTGGATCCCAAATGATTGAGAACCCTGGGATCCGGGAAGAATCAAGTAGGAGAAAGGGCATGGACGAATCCATCAGTGTAAGTTCTTTTGAACCAGAGATGCTTGTTGAGTATATCAGAGAATTAGCACTGTTTCCATATGGTGGAGTTGATAGGCTGGAACTTGTCATAGCTCAGGTGCAATTATTGGCTGTCCATCGTTCAAGGGGGTACTCTTGTTTGCCAACGTTCCAGTTGTGTGGCAGTTTGGTGGAGAATGAAGCTGACAGTTTAATCTTGGCAGAAAGCAAGCATTCAAAAGCAATTGTTGATGATTCTGCAGCTATATCTGAGAATAAAGATCAAGTACTATCTGGGAAAGTTAAATTTAAGAGTCGGGATGGCTCTTTCCGTAAGCGTAAACACACCTCAGAGGATGGTGGACATcctatcaaaaaagaaagaagcttGTCAGAGTTGATGGCTGGGAAAAAGGTTTTCTCATCTGATGATGGAAATGAGTCTGTTGATGGGAAGCCAGTTTCATCGTTGTTGGGAAAAAAGCGTAAAGCTGGTGATTCCATTCCTGATGATTCAGTGattcaaaataggaaaagaagtaTTTCCTTATCAGGAGCTGCTGATGCTGACTCTGCTCAGCCCAAGCGATCTTTCAAAGTTGGTGAATCCATTTGTAGAGTTGCAAGCCAACTGactggatcctctccaatccTTAAGTGTAGCGGTGAACGGCTCCGTAAAGTTGCAGTTAAGGTGGATCAGAACAGAGAAAGTTCTACTTGGGATGGTGATGCTGCATCTCCTAGAACTCCTGAACAAAGGAGAAAGATAGTCCTTCCAACAGAGCACTCGTCCCCAGAAGAGATGCTGTCCCAACTTTGCTTGGCTGCACGGGACCCAATAAAAGGCTATAGTTTCCTGACTACCATAATTAGTTTCTTCTCTGAATTCAGAAATTTTGTCTGCCTTGATCATGCAAGTTCTTGGAAGCACAAAATGTCTTCAGAGAAAGTAGgtggtaaaaagaaaaaaccaccCAACTCTAACATGGACTCCACTGAATCGTATAGTTTTGAGGATATGCAAGATTCTTACTGGACTGACAGGATTGTCCAAATCGGCCCTGAAGAACAACCATTGGACAAATCccagaagaaaagaggaaggcCTAGGAAAAAGATTTTTATGCTGACCAATGGAGCTGATGATTCTCATCAGTGCAGTCCTGCATTGGATATTGAGCAGCAAAATCCTTATCACAATGCTGAACAGCCAGTAGAAATTTCAGTGGGCAGTTTGGATGCAAATTCCAAGGACCCCAATTCACCAGCGGCACTAATATTGAGCTTCCCGGAGTCTGATGCAGATTCTATTCCTTCAGAAAAGAATCTGAATATAATATTTAGACACTTTGGGCCTTTGAAGGAATCTGAAACAGAAGTGCTGAAAACGACTAACTGTGCTAGAGTGGTGTTCAAGAGGCATACTGATGCAGAGGTAGCTCTCAGTAGTGCGGGGAAATTCAGCATTTTTGGACCAGTGCATGTCAGCTACAGGTTGATGTATTGGCCACCAACATCAGCTAAGGCTCCATCCTTTGCTGCAACACAACTCATAGAATATGTGGCACCACAAGGCATAGAAGATGTGGAATCACAAGGCATAGAGGATATGGCACCACAACTCATAGTAGATGTGGCACCACAAGGCATAGAAGATATGGCACCACAAA GCATAGAAAATGGGGAATCACAAGGCATAGAGGATATGGATATGGCACCACTACTTGTAGAAGATGTTGCACCGCAAGGCATAGTAGATATGGCACCACAAGGCATAGAAGACGTGGAATCACAAGGCATAGAGGATATGGCACCACAAGGCATAGAAGATGTGGAATCACAAGGCATAGAGGATATGGCACCACAAGGCGTAGAAGATATGGAATCAAAAGGCATAGATGATATGGCACCACAAGGCATAGAGGATATGGCGTCACGAGGCATAGAAGATGTGGCACCACAAGGCATAGAAGATGGGGCATCAGAAGGCATAGAAGATATGGTACCTGCGGGAGGCAACGAAGATATGGCACCACAAGGCATAGAAGATATGGCACCTGTGAGAGGCAGCACATCTTGA
- the LOC122648827 gene encoding uncharacterized protein LOC122648827 isoform X3 yields MSSGSTNEASSEILDLNSEAVPLVEEEVSVVRVAESTVAITLSVDENLVEQALDTQSPAQGTNPEGETAEAGVSGEGRNLLETFAQGSDVCDGSTGAHGVRGSSEEEESADVCLIKESSERVTKKSVDAGGDGKFGGQPDVALTLKLGASDTEGLTDRVEVTEAESSMTITELTFEEIHVASGERAVELENSEVLNSKGDVPEPMDLDEKPYFPEKNQGVEVEGVGGGTEANDVRDTDPSVSLSSPSNCVHNTTLNIGNSDVNPSQDGIQELVAQIAKTPSDQVIRDQSMDLHLTEANADEGAAVTVDTNLATEAIDESKDAVLDKNQEADVQIAGACGYHQGDQRMGSPSPELGASPLVDNQSMGFDVEAIAVGGCNKLDENLTQSQSQSQPIASDSDAVNSVVDLGSCHSTDFEKKVVEEVLNEDERMEVKEIEADATHPGADENLKTVREVLKEDGGIAAKEMGDDVSNPGTDGNQKTVDEVFEEEEGSRVKEMLDDVNCRDRDGDQNTADEVFKDDEGTGVKEIADDVTHLDKDVDKMTADKVDWEAEGTKVREVGDGVTCLGTDGNLKAVDEIFRKDEGTEVKDGNQMILDDALREGEETEAKEIGTDVTHPSSDGDQRNVGEVVKEDEGPRVKEREDDAKCSVSDCLDENLTKNVSRVDSHVNQMLETSEQVTTTLNPGTASVNDNRVFYGLPTEEGDFSVSDLVWGKVKSHPWWPGQIFDPSDASEQAMKYRKKDSLLVAYFGDRTFAWNEASLLKPFRANFSQMEKQTNLESFRKAVDCALDEIARRVELGLACSCTFEEVYAKTGSQMIENPGIREESSRRKGMDESISVSSFEPEMLVEYIRELALFPYGGVDRLELVIAQVQLLAVHRSRGYSCLPTFQLCGSLVENEADSLILAESKHSKAIVDDSAAISENKDQVLSGKVKFKSRDGSFRKRKHTSEDGGHPIKKERSLSELMAGKKVFSSDDGNESVDGKPVSSLLGKKRKAGDSIPDDSVIQNRKRSISLSGAADADSAQPKRSFKVGESICRVASQLTGSSPILKCSGERLRKVAVKVDQNRESSTWDGDAASPRTPEQRRKIVLPTEHSSPEEMLSQLCLAARDPIKGYSFLTTIISFFSEFRNFVCLDHASSWKHKMSSEKVGGKKKKPPNSNMDSTESYSFEDMQDSYWTDRIVQIGPEEQPLDKSQKKRGRPRKKIFMLTNGADDSHQCSPALDIEQQNPYHNAEQPVEISVGSLDANSKDPNSPAALILSFPESDADSIPSEKNLNIIFRHFGPLKESETEVLKTTNCARVVFKRHTDAEVALSSAGKFSIFGPVHVSYRLMYWPPTSAKAPSFAATQLIEYVAPQGIEDVESQGIEDMAPQLIVDVAPQGIEDMAPQSIEDMAPEGIENGESQGIEDMDMAPLLVEDVAPQGIVDMAPQGIEDVESQGIEDMAPQGIEDVESQGIEDMAPQGVEDMESKGIDDMAPQGIEDMASRGIEDVAPQGIEDGASEGIEDMVPAGGNEDMAPQGIEDMAPVRGSTS; encoded by the exons ATGTCGTCTGGCTCCACGAACGAGGCCTCCTCCGAGATCCTCGACTTGAATTCCGAAGCCGTTCCACTCGTCGAGGAGGAAGTTTCTGTGGTAAGGGTTGCAGAATCCACAGTTGCTATCACACTGTCTGTAGATGAAAACCTAGTGGAGCAGGCCTTGGACACTCAGAGCCCTGCTCAGGGTACTAATCCCGAAGGTGAAACAGCCGAGGCTGGGGTATCTGGTGAAGGACGGAATTTGCTTGAAACATTTGCCCAAGGTTCTGATGTTTGTGACGGCAGCACTGGTGCTCATGGGGTCCGTGGAAgttctgaagaagaagaatctgctGATGTTTGTTTGATCAAAGAGAGTTCAGAAAGAGTGACCAAGAAATCTGTAGATGCGGGTGGTGATGGGAAATTTGGAGGTCAACCTGACGTGGCGCTAACGCTGAAACTTGGTGCTTCTGATACCGAAGGACTGACAGACAGGGTTGAAGTTACCGAAGCTGAAAGTTCTATGACGATCACCGAGTTGACTTTCGAGGAAATCCACGTTGCTTCTGGGGAGAGAGCTGTTGAATTGGAAAATTCGGAGGTTTTAAATTCCAAAGGAGATGTACCGGAGCCGATGGATTTGGATGAGAAGCCATATTTTCCGGAGAAAAATCAAGGCGTGGAGGTCGAGGGGGTGGGAGGAGGCACTGAAGCTAATGATGTCAGAGATACGGATCCTTCTGTAAGTCTTAGTTCTCCTTCAAATTGCGTTCATAATACCACTTTAAACATAGGTAATAGTGACGTGAATCCTTCTCAAGATGGGATACAAGAGCTAGTTGCCCAGATAGCTAAAACACCTTCTGATCAGGTAATTAGGGATCAGAGCATGGATTTACACCTCACCGAGGCAAATGCAGACGAGGGGGCTGCTGTTACAGTAGATACAAACCTGGCTACCGAGGCCATTGATGAATCCAAAGATGCAGTGCTGGACAAGAATCAGGAGGCAGATGTTCAAATTGCAGGCGCTTGTGGTTATCATCAAGGGGACCAAAGGATGGGCTCGCCTTCTCCTGAGCTTGGTGCTTCTCCGTTagtggataaccaatccatgggCTTTGACGTTGAAGCCATTGCAGTAGGTGGGTGCAATAAGCTGGATGAGAATCTAactcaatctcaatctcaatctcagcCTATTGCCAGTGATTCTGATGCGGTTAATTCAGTTGTAGATTTGGGTAGCTGTCATAGCACAGATTTTGAAAAGAAGGTTGTAGAGGAGGTTTTGAATGAAGATGAACGAATGGAGGTAAAAGAGATTGAGGCTGATGCTACTCATCCTGGTGCTGATGAAAACCTGAAGACTGTACGTGAG GTTTTGAAGGAAGATGGAGGGATTGCTGCTAAAGAGATGGGAGACGATGTTAGTAATCCTGGGACAGATGGAAACCAGAAGACTGTTGATGAGGTTtttgaggaggaggaaggaagtaGGGTTAAAGAGATGCTAGATGATGTTAACTGTCGGGACAGAGATGGAGACCAGAATACTGCTGATGAAGTTTTCAAAGACGATGAAGGAACTGGGGTTAAAGAGATCGCAGACGATGTCACACATCTGGACAAAGACGTAGACAAGATGACTGCTGATAAGGTTGACTGGGAAGCTGAAGGAACTAAGGTTAGAGAGGTGGGGGATGGTGTTACCTGTCTGGGCACAGATGGAAACCTGAAGGCTGTTGATGAGATTTTCCGGAAAGATGAAGGGACAGAGGTTAAGGATGGGAACCAGATGATCCTCGATGATGCTTTGAGGGAGGGTGAAGAAACTGAGGCTAAAGAGATCGGTACTGATGTCACTCATCCAAGCAGTGATGGAGACCAGAGGAATGTAGGAGAGGTTGTGAAGGAAGATGAAGGACCCAGggttaaagagagagaagatgatgCTAAATGTTCTGTCTCTGACTGCTTAGATGAGAACTTAACAAAAAATGTCAGTAGGGTTGATTCACATGTAAACCAAATGCTAGAAACGTCAGAACAGGTTACAACTACTTTGAATCCTGGAACTGCATCTGTAAATGATAATCGGGTTTTTTATGGCCTGCCAACAGAAGAAGGtgatttttctgtttctgatcTAGTCTGGGGTAAGGTGAAGAGTCATCCCTGGTGGCCTGGGCAGATATTCGATCCTTCGGATGCATCAGAGCAGGCAATGAAATACCGTAAGAAGGACAGCCTTTTGGTTGCATATTTTGGGGATAGAACATTTGCTTGGAATGAAGCATCATTGCTAAAGCCCTTTAGGGCTAATTTCTCACAGATGGAGAAGCAGACTAATCTGGAGTCATTTCGTAAAGCTGTCGATTGTGCATTGGATGAAATTGCGAGACGAGTAGAGCTGGGGCTGGCCTGCTCATGCACATTCGAAGAAGTCTATGCAAAGACTGGATCCCAAATGATTGAGAACCCTGGGATCCGGGAAGAATCAAGTAGGAGAAAGGGCATGGACGAATCCATCAGTGTAAGTTCTTTTGAACCAGAGATGCTTGTTGAGTATATCAGAGAATTAGCACTGTTTCCATATGGTGGAGTTGATAGGCTGGAACTTGTCATAGCTCAGGTGCAATTATTGGCTGTCCATCGTTCAAGGGGGTACTCTTGTTTGCCAACGTTCCAGTTGTGTGGCAGTTTGGTGGAGAATGAAGCTGACAGTTTAATCTTGGCAGAAAGCAAGCATTCAAAAGCAATTGTTGATGATTCTGCAGCTATATCTGAGAATAAAGATCAAGTACTATCTGGGAAAGTTAAATTTAAGAGTCGGGATGGCTCTTTCCGTAAGCGTAAACACACCTCAGAGGATGGTGGACATcctatcaaaaaagaaagaagcttGTCAGAGTTGATGGCTGGGAAAAAGGTTTTCTCATCTGATGATGGAAATGAGTCTGTTGATGGGAAGCCAGTTTCATCGTTGTTGGGAAAAAAGCGTAAAGCTGGTGATTCCATTCCTGATGATTCAGTGattcaaaataggaaaagaagtaTTTCCTTATCAGGAGCTGCTGATGCTGACTCTGCTCAGCCCAAGCGATCTTTCAAAGTTGGTGAATCCATTTGTAGAGTTGCAAGCCAACTGactggatcctctccaatccTTAAGTGTAGCGGTGAACGGCTCCGTAAAGTTGCAGTTAAGGTGGATCAGAACAGAGAAAGTTCTACTTGGGATGGTGATGCTGCATCTCCTAGAACTCCTGAACAAAGGAGAAAGATAGTCCTTCCAACAGAGCACTCGTCCCCAGAAGAGATGCTGTCCCAACTTTGCTTGGCTGCACGGGACCCAATAAAAGGCTATAGTTTCCTGACTACCATAATTAGTTTCTTCTCTGAATTCAGAAATTTTGTCTGCCTTGATCATGCAAGTTCTTGGAAGCACAAAATGTCTTCAGAGAAAGTAGgtggtaaaaagaaaaaaccaccCAACTCTAACATGGACTCCACTGAATCGTATAGTTTTGAGGATATGCAAGATTCTTACTGGACTGACAGGATTGTCCAAATCGGCCCTGAAGAACAACCATTGGACAAATCccagaagaaaagaggaaggcCTAGGAAAAAGATTTTTATGCTGACCAATGGAGCTGATGATTCTCATCAGTGCAGTCCTGCATTGGATATTGAGCAGCAAAATCCTTATCACAATGCTGAACAGCCAGTAGAAATTTCAGTGGGCAGTTTGGATGCAAATTCCAAGGACCCCAATTCACCAGCGGCACTAATATTGAGCTTCCCGGAGTCTGATGCAGATTCTATTCCTTCAGAAAAGAATCTGAATATAATATTTAGACACTTTGGGCCTTTGAAGGAATCTGAAACAGAAGTGCTGAAAACGACTAACTGTGCTAGAGTGGTGTTCAAGAGGCATACTGATGCAGAGGTAGCTCTCAGTAGTGCGGGGAAATTCAGCATTTTTGGACCAGTGCATGTCAGCTACAGGTTGATGTATTGGCCACCAACATCAGCTAAGGCTCCATCCTTTGCTGCAACACAACTCATAGAATATGTGGCACCACAAGGCATAGAAGATGTGGAATCACAAGGCATAGAGGATATGGCACCACAACTCATAGTAGATGTGGCACCACAAGGCATAGAAGATATGGCACCACAAAGCATAGAAGATATGGCACCAGAAG GCATAGAAAATGGGGAATCACAAGGCATAGAGGATATGGATATGGCACCACTACTTGTAGAAGATGTTGCACCGCAAGGCATAGTAGATATGGCACCACAAGGCATAGAAGACGTGGAATCACAAGGCATAGAGGATATGGCACCACAAGGCATAGAAGATGTGGAATCACAAGGCATAGAGGATATGGCACCACAAGGCGTAGAAGATATGGAATCAAAAGGCATAGATGATATGGCACCACAAGGCATAGAGGATATGGCGTCACGAGGCATAGAAGATGTGGCACCACAAGGCATAGAAGATGGGGCATCAGAAGGCATAGAAGATATGGTACCTGCGGGAGGCAACGAAGATATGGCACCACAAGGCATAGAAGATATGGCACCTGTGAGAGGCAGCACATCTTGA